The following DNA comes from Solea senegalensis isolate Sse05_10M unplaced genomic scaffold, IFAPA_SoseM_1 scf7180000014084, whole genome shotgun sequence.
CAGGCAGATGTTTGTCTGGAGAAGCAGCTGGAACGCTTTGAGTGGCAGCTGAGGATTTTAAAGGAGGTGCTCTCGGCCAATGGGAACCCGGAGAGGGCGGAGCTTCTCAAAGACCACGCCGACGAAGACGTGTGCACCCTCGTCCTGGGCATCCTCGACAAGGTGAGTCACCTGTGGGTCGGTTAGTCGATGATGGGTTGATTAGTTGGACGGTAGGTGTTAGTTATGTAGTTAGTTATTAAtgactgaaccagactgaagagTTTCTCACAGTGTCACTGtcgtatgatgatgatgatgatgattatgatgatgaagGTCACTTCACAGGTTATTCATAGACAGCAGCTGTGCAGCGTCTGTGGGTCATGTGACCTTATCATGTTATTACCATGTTATTCTCATGAGGATCTTTGAagactttactttattatctttaaatattgacatttttccaGGTGAAAACGGAGACGACGGCCGATTTAAACGTTCTGCACGAACACAGAAGTCAGACTGTGACCGAGGAACACGAGAGACACGTGGACGGtaacgcgcacgcacacacacacacacacacacgcacacacacacacacactgaatgagtCTATGTTTTCTATAATTAGCCTGTTAGCTCAGCGCTAACAGGCTAATTATAGTGGAGCTGATGAAACAGATTTAGTGAACGACAGATAACTAGTGTTCAGTTATTGACTGTTACAAACATGTAGAGTTTGTAACAgtttgaacatgaacacatgaacgttatatgaacacatgaactttatatgaacacatgaatgttatatgaacacatgaacgtgaTGAACTTTATATGAGCACATGAACTTTATATGAGCACATGAACTTTATATGAGCA
Coding sequences within:
- the LOC122760854 gene encoding coiled-coil domain-containing protein 69-like isoform X1, which encodes MFFFFSSCRYQKKSKGKKGEKSQKDKSSRDDGGKGASAEQADVCLEKQLERFEWQLRILKEVLSANGNPERAELLKDHADEDVCTLVLGILDKVKTETTADLNVLHEHRSQTVTEEHERHVDGNAHAHTHTHTRTHTHTLNESMFSIISLLAQR
- the LOC122760854 gene encoding coiled-coil domain-containing protein 69-like isoform X2 — protein: MGCSHSQAKKKSKGKKGEKSQKDKSSRDDGGKGASAEQADVCLEKQLERFEWQLRILKEVLSANGNPERAELLKDHADEDVCTLVLGILDKVKTETTADLNVLHEHRSQTVTEEHERHVDGNAHAHTHTHTRTHTHTLNESMFSIISLLAQR